From Streptomyces griseorubiginosus, one genomic window encodes:
- a CDS encoding TetR/AcrR family transcriptional regulator yields the protein MANAGQKASGRTSVWLDGKVRRGGRGGGQPSGLDRDRITEATVRLLDMDGLAKFSMRRLAAELNVTAMSVYWYVETKDDLLELALDAAFGGLRLPDPEAEEEDWRDQLRTIAREYRGLLVRHPWVSPLAGTFLNIGPNSLALSRTVHRVVRRTGLPAHGITGAISAVFQFVYGFGTIEGHFISRSAQAGMTQEAYFRHAMASATRSPDAAEILKENEEIMEARGGDTVEEMRDRDFTFALDLLVAGIETMVSATPQGRGERRDQPQ from the coding sequence ATGGCTAACGCAGGCCAAAAAGCCTCAGGCCGGACCAGTGTCTGGCTTGACGGCAAGGTGCGCCGGGGTGGGCGTGGGGGAGGGCAGCCCTCGGGGCTGGACCGGGACCGGATCACCGAGGCCACGGTGCGGCTGCTCGACATGGACGGCCTGGCCAAGTTCTCGATGCGGCGGCTGGCCGCGGAGCTGAACGTGACCGCGATGTCCGTCTACTGGTACGTCGAGACCAAGGACGACCTCCTCGAACTCGCCCTGGACGCGGCCTTCGGCGGACTGCGACTGCCGGACCCGGAGGCCGAGGAGGAGGACTGGCGGGACCAACTCCGCACGATCGCCCGGGAGTACCGGGGTCTGCTGGTCCGGCACCCCTGGGTCTCCCCGCTGGCCGGGACCTTCCTCAACATCGGCCCGAACTCGCTGGCCCTGTCCCGGACCGTGCACCGGGTCGTCCGCAGGACCGGCCTGCCCGCCCACGGCATCACGGGCGCGATCTCCGCCGTCTTCCAGTTCGTCTACGGCTTCGGCACCATCGAGGGCCACTTCATCAGCCGCTCCGCACAGGCCGGCATGACCCAGGAGGCCTACTTCCGCCACGCGATGGCATCAGCGACCCGGTCGCCCGACGCCGCCGAGATCCTCAAGGAGAACGAGGAGATCATGGAGGCGAGGGGCGGCGACACGGTGGAGGAGATGAGAGACAGGGACTTCACGTTCGCCCTGGACCTACTCGTGGCAGGCATCGAAACGATGGTGAGTGCAACTCCCCAGGGGCGCGGGGAACGGCGCGACCAGCCACAGTGA
- a CDS encoding YceI family protein encodes MGLTARIRTRDGWAVSHAVVTVTDMTGTQVLRAEADAEGAVRDGTPLEPGPYTVIVTAVGYAPAASSAIVTASGRAEVGTVTLARLGGAELPPPGPWTVDPAHSSVGAVAQHLGISSVHGRFTDFTAAIEVAPDDVTKSRVEAVIRAASIDTGNAMRDEHLRSADFLDVERYPEITYRSTGLVVAGTDRWTVRGELAMRGVVRPVDLDLAYLGTGADPWGGTRAAFRATTQLRREDFAMNYNQVVQAGIAAIGTTLKVELDVQAVQGESLPQG; translated from the coding sequence ATGGGACTGACCGCGAGGATCCGCACCCGGGACGGATGGGCCGTGTCGCACGCGGTCGTCACGGTGACCGACATGACCGGGACGCAGGTGCTGCGCGCGGAGGCCGACGCGGAGGGCGCCGTACGGGACGGGACCCCGCTGGAGCCGGGGCCGTACACCGTCATCGTCACGGCCGTCGGGTACGCGCCCGCCGCCTCCAGCGCGATCGTCACCGCGAGCGGGCGGGCCGAGGTCGGCACGGTCACGCTGGCCCGGCTCGGCGGGGCGGAACTCCCGCCGCCCGGCCCCTGGACCGTCGACCCGGCCCACTCCAGCGTGGGCGCGGTCGCCCAGCACCTGGGCATCTCCAGCGTCCACGGGCGGTTCACCGACTTCACCGCGGCGATCGAGGTCGCCCCGGACGACGTGACCAAGTCCCGGGTGGAGGCGGTCATCCGGGCGGCCTCCATCGACACCGGGAACGCGATGCGGGACGAGCACCTGAGGTCGGCGGACTTCCTGGACGTGGAGCGGTACCCGGAGATCACGTACCGGTCGACGGGGCTGGTCGTGGCCGGTACGGACCGCTGGACCGTACGGGGTGAGCTGGCGATGCGCGGTGTCGTACGGCCCGTCGACCTGGACCTCGCCTACCTGGGCACGGGTGCCGACCCCTGGGGCGGGACCCGCGCCGCCTTCCGCGCGACCACCCAGCTGCGGCGGGAGGACTTCGCCATGAACTACAACCAGGTCGTGCAGGCGGGGATCGCCGCGATCGGGACGACGCTCAAGGTCGAGCTCGATGTGCAGGCCGTGCAGGGGGAGTCGCTGCCGCAGGGGTGA
- a CDS encoding MFS transporter, whose product MTAPAPVTVSQGHPQRWLILGVICLAQLTVLLDNTILNVAIPSLTSELGAATADIQWMINAYSLVQSGLLLTAGSAADRYGRKKMLAAGLVLFGVGSLAAGLADSTAQLIAARAGMGVGGALLMTTTLAVAMQIFAPEEQPRAIGIWAAVNSLGFATGPLLGGFMLNHFWWGAIFLINLPVAALALVAVVILVPESKAVSSRGATPGPPGRGDRPDLLGALLSTIGMASLVFAIISGPEHGWTSGRVLVPAAVAVGVLAGFAWWESRIPHPMLDMHFFRDRRFTGAVAGAVLITFGMGGSLFLLTQHMQFVLGYGPLEAGLRTAPLALMIVALNFTGLSAKWSARLGTPLSIGLGMAVMAAGLFSIATLTDHGYPGTLLGLVLIGAGAAVASPAMAHAIMSAIPPEKAGVGAGINGTVAEFGQGLGVAVLGAVLNARFAAGISVAAVSLPGALGEAGSASERARITDAFASGLESSQMVGAVAVLLGGVVAAVLLRRAEREAVA is encoded by the coding sequence ATGACCGCTCCCGCCCCCGTCACCGTCTCCCAGGGCCACCCCCAGCGCTGGCTGATACTCGGCGTCATCTGTCTCGCCCAGCTGACCGTGCTCCTCGACAACACGATCCTGAACGTGGCGATCCCCTCGCTCACCAGCGAACTGGGCGCCGCCACCGCCGACATCCAGTGGATGATCAACGCGTACTCGCTGGTGCAGTCGGGCCTCCTGCTCACCGCGGGCAGCGCCGCCGACCGCTACGGCCGCAAGAAGATGCTGGCCGCCGGCCTGGTGCTGTTCGGGGTGGGCTCGCTGGCCGCGGGCCTCGCCGACTCCACCGCCCAGCTGATCGCGGCGCGGGCCGGGATGGGCGTCGGCGGGGCGCTGCTGATGACCACCACGCTCGCCGTGGCGATGCAGATCTTCGCGCCCGAGGAGCAGCCGCGGGCGATCGGCATCTGGGCGGCGGTGAACTCCCTCGGCTTCGCGACCGGCCCCCTCCTGGGCGGCTTCATGCTGAACCACTTCTGGTGGGGCGCGATCTTCCTGATCAACCTGCCGGTCGCCGCGCTCGCCCTGGTCGCGGTGGTGATCCTGGTCCCCGAGTCCAAGGCTGTGTCTTCCCGGGGGGCCACCCCCGGACCCCCGGGCCGCGGCGACCGCCCCGACCTCCTCGGCGCGCTCCTGTCCACCATCGGCATGGCCTCCCTGGTGTTCGCGATCATCTCCGGCCCGGAGCACGGCTGGACGTCCGGCCGGGTGCTGGTGCCGGCGGCCGTGGCGGTCGGGGTCCTCGCGGGGTTCGCGTGGTGGGAGAGCCGGATCCCCCACCCCATGCTCGACATGCACTTCTTCCGCGACCGCCGGTTCACGGGCGCGGTGGCCGGCGCGGTGCTGATCACCTTCGGGATGGGCGGCTCCCTGTTCCTGCTCACCCAGCACATGCAGTTCGTCCTCGGTTACGGCCCCCTGGAGGCGGGGCTGCGCACGGCACCGCTCGCGCTGATGATCGTGGCCCTCAACTTCACGGGCCTGTCGGCGAAGTGGTCGGCACGGCTCGGGACCCCGCTCTCCATCGGGCTCGGCATGGCGGTGATGGCGGCGGGCCTCTTCTCGATCGCCACGCTCACCGACCACGGGTATCCGGGCACGCTGCTCGGGCTGGTGCTGATCGGTGCGGGGGCGGCGGTCGCGAGCCCCGCGATGGCCCACGCGATCATGAGCGCGATCCCGCCGGAGAAGGCCGGGGTGGGAGCGGGGATCAACGGCACGGTGGCGGAGTTCGGACAGGGGCTGGGAGTGGCGGTGCTGGGCGCGGTGCTCAACGCCCGGTTCGCGGCGGGGATTTCGGTGGCGGCGGTGTCCCTGCCGGGGGCGTTGGGGGAGGCGGGGTCGGCTTCGGAGCGGGCGCGGATCACTGACGCGTTTGCCTCCGGCCTGGAGAGCAGTCAAATGGTGGGAGCGGTGGCTGTGTTGCTGGGTGGGGTGGTCGCGGCTGTTTTGTTGCGGCGGGCGGAGCGGGAGGCAGTCGCCTGA
- a CDS encoding PPOX class F420-dependent oxidoreductase, whose product MAPNIASNTAVSLDELLDFVRPRHRAILLTRRGDGSPQASPLTCGVDDSGRIVVSTYPERAKTRNAKRDPRVSVVVLSDDWDGPWVQVDGTAEVIDSPESVEPLVEYFRNISGEHPDWDEYRSAMVRQGKSIIRVTPERWGPVATGGFPARLASPDA is encoded by the coding sequence ATGGCACCGAACATCGCGAGCAATACGGCCGTCTCCCTCGACGAACTGCTGGACTTCGTGCGCCCCCGGCACCGGGCGATCCTGCTGACCCGGCGCGGGGACGGGTCGCCGCAGGCCTCGCCGTTGACGTGCGGGGTGGACGACTCGGGGCGGATCGTGGTGTCGACGTATCCCGAGCGGGCGAAGACGCGGAACGCGAAGCGGGATCCGCGGGTGAGCGTGGTCGTGCTGAGCGACGACTGGGACGGGCCGTGGGTGCAGGTCGACGGGACCGCGGAGGTCATCGACTCGCCGGAGTCCGTGGAGCCGTTGGTGGAGTACTTCCGGAACATCTCGGGGGAGCATCCGGACTGGGACGAGTACCGTTCGGCGATGGTGCGGCAGGGGAAGTCGATCATTCGGGTCACGCCGGAGCGGTGGGGTCCTGTGGCTACGGGTGGTTTTCCGGCGAGGTTGGCTTCGCCGGACGCGTGA
- a CDS encoding class I SAM-dependent methyltransferase, which yields MEPITGVQGYYAESAERLGEVYESVSFESVHGALLDLLPDAPARVLDVGVGTGRDAAALAGRGFTVDAVEPVAELRGVAERLHPGSGVRWLADALPDLRRVRGPYDVVLLSAVWMHLRPEERPRAMRRLAGLLAPGGLLLITLRRGVPPADRLMYDIAPEEVAGHGAEAGLRPLRIVAEGADRLGRDTVRWNSVALQLG from the coding sequence ATGGAGCCGATCACGGGGGTGCAGGGCTACTACGCCGAGTCGGCGGAGCGGCTGGGAGAGGTGTACGAGAGCGTCTCGTTCGAGAGCGTGCACGGGGCGTTGCTGGACCTGTTGCCGGATGCGCCCGCGCGGGTGCTGGACGTCGGCGTGGGGACCGGGCGGGACGCGGCGGCGCTGGCCGGGCGCGGGTTCACCGTCGACGCGGTGGAGCCGGTGGCGGAGCTGCGCGGGGTGGCGGAGCGGCTGCACCCGGGCAGCGGGGTGAGGTGGCTGGCGGACGCGCTGCCGGATCTCCGTCGTGTGCGGGGACCGTACGACGTCGTCCTGCTGTCCGCGGTGTGGATGCACCTGCGGCCGGAGGAGCGGCCGCGCGCGATGCGCCGGCTGGCCGGGCTGCTGGCCCCGGGCGGGCTGCTGCTGATCACCCTGCGGCGCGGGGTGCCTCCGGCGGACCGGCTGATGTACGACATCGCGCCCGAGGAGGTCGCCGGGCACGGGGCGGAAGCCGGGCTGAGACCGCTGCGGATCGTGGCCGAGGGAGCGGACAGACTCGGGCGGGACACCGTGCGCTGGAACTCGGTGGCGCTCCAACTAGGCTGA